In the Streptomyces sp. f51 genome, one interval contains:
- a CDS encoding Ppx/GppA phosphatase family protein produces the protein MTRVAAVDCGTNSIRLLVADVDPSTGELADLDRRMTIVRLGQGVDRTGRLAPEALERTFAACRAYADVIKEHGAERLRFVATSASRDAENRDEFVRGVLDILGVEPEVVTGDQEAEFSFTGATRELTGRDDLALPYLVVDIGGGSTEFVVGDDHVRAARSVDVGCVRMTERHLVHDGVVSDPPTAEQVAAMRADIEAALDLAEETVPLREARTLVGLAGSVTTIAAIALGLDAYDSERIHHSRVSLARVREITEWLLRSTHAERAAIGSMHPGRVDVIGAGALVLLSIMERTGAEEVVVSEHDILDGIAFKAAEEAEAGRRGD, from the coding sequence GTGACCCGGGTCGCCGCCGTCGACTGCGGTACGAACTCCATCCGCCTGCTGGTGGCCGACGTGGACCCGAGCACGGGCGAACTCGCCGACCTGGACCGGCGCATGACGATCGTGCGGCTGGGCCAGGGCGTCGACCGCACCGGGAGGCTCGCCCCCGAGGCGCTGGAGCGCACCTTCGCCGCCTGCCGCGCCTACGCCGACGTCATCAAGGAGCACGGCGCCGAGCGGCTGCGCTTCGTGGCCACCTCCGCCTCCCGGGACGCCGAGAACCGGGACGAGTTCGTGCGGGGCGTCCTCGACATCCTCGGTGTCGAGCCCGAGGTCGTCACCGGCGACCAGGAGGCGGAGTTCTCCTTCACCGGCGCGACCAGGGAGCTGACGGGACGCGACGACCTGGCCCTGCCCTACCTCGTGGTGGACATCGGCGGCGGCTCGACCGAGTTCGTCGTCGGCGACGACCACGTGCGCGCCGCGCGCTCCGTGGACGTCGGCTGCGTACGGATGACCGAACGCCACCTCGTCCACGACGGAGTCGTCAGCGACCCGCCCACCGCGGAGCAGGTCGCGGCCATGCGCGCCGACATCGAGGCCGCCCTCGACCTCGCCGAGGAGACGGTCCCGCTGCGCGAGGCGCGCACCCTGGTGGGGCTGGCCGGCTCCGTCACCACGATCGCGGCGATCGCGCTGGGCCTGGACGCGTACGACTCGGAGCGGATCCACCACTCCCGGGTCTCCCTCGCGCGCGTCCGCGAGATCACGGAGTGGCTGCTGCGCTCCACCCACGCCGAGCGCGCGGCGATCGGTTCGATGCACCCGGGCCGGGTGGACGTGATCGGGGCCGGCGCGCTCGTCCTGCTCTCGATCATGGAGCGGACCGGCGCGGAGGAGGTCGTGGTCAGTGAGCACGACATCCTCGACGGCATCGCGTTCAAGGCGGCCGAGGAGGCCGAGGCGGGCCGGCGGGGCGACTGA
- a CDS encoding DUF501 domain-containing protein, with protein METPPPTTPRTEPTDADVEAFKQQLGRPPRGLRAIVHRCPCGQPDVVETAPRLPDGTPFPTTYYLTCPRAASAIGTLEANGVMKEMTERLATDPELAAAYRAAHEDYIARRDAIEVLEGFPSAGGMPDRVKCLHVLVAHSLAAGPGVNPLGDEAIAMLPEWWRKGACVTQAGDTPKAEGSAESVEDGR; from the coding sequence ATGGAAACGCCACCGCCCACCACCCCGCGCACCGAGCCCACCGACGCCGACGTCGAGGCCTTCAAGCAGCAGCTCGGCCGCCCGCCGCGCGGGCTGCGCGCGATCGTGCACCGCTGTCCCTGCGGCCAGCCGGACGTGGTGGAGACGGCGCCCCGCCTCCCCGACGGCACGCCGTTCCCGACCACGTACTACCTGACCTGCCCCCGGGCCGCGTCCGCGATCGGGACGCTGGAGGCCAACGGGGTCATGAAGGAGATGACCGAACGCCTGGCCACCGACCCCGAGCTGGCCGCCGCCTACCGCGCCGCGCACGAGGACTACATCGCGCGCCGTGACGCCATCGAGGTCCTGGAGGGCTTCCCGAGCGCGGGCGGCATGCCCGACCGGGTGAAGTGCCTGCACGTCCTGGTGGCCCACTCGCTGGCCGCAGGACCGGGCGTCAACCCGCTGGGCGACGAGGCCATCGCGATGCTGCCCGAGTGGTGGCGCAAGGGCGCCTGCGTCACCCAGGCCGGCGACACACCGAAGGCGGAGGGCTCCGCGGAGTCCGTGGAGGACGGCCGGTGA
- a CDS encoding septum formation initiator family protein produces MAVKDRDRFSTSTRLKLLGEQTAARVYRSQTKRQARRSRLTGRAALLAMVLCTLIVALAYPMRQYVSQRAQIGDLERQREQARQRVEQLRDLKARWQDDAYAEQQIRQRLHYVMPGETGYVVIDPDAAKQARAQRSTADRPWYTNVWDGVDKSDAADR; encoded by the coding sequence ATGGCCGTGAAGGACCGGGACCGGTTCTCCACCTCGACCAGGCTGAAGCTGCTCGGCGAGCAGACGGCGGCCAGGGTCTACCGCTCCCAGACCAAGCGGCAGGCGCGCCGCTCCCGGCTCACCGGCCGGGCCGCGCTCCTCGCCATGGTCCTGTGCACCCTGATCGTCGCCCTCGCGTACCCGATGCGGCAGTACGTCTCCCAGCGGGCCCAGATCGGCGATCTGGAGCGGCAGCGGGAGCAAGCCAGGCAGCGGGTCGAGCAGCTGCGCGACCTCAAGGCGCGCTGGCAGGACGACGCGTACGCCGAGCAGCAGATCCGGCAGCGGCTGCACTATGTGATGCCGGGCGAGACCGGCTACGTCGTGATCGACCCGGACGCCGCGAAGCAGGCCCGCGCCCAACGGAGCACCGCCGACCGCCCCTGGTACACCAACGTCTGGGACGGCGTGGACAAATCCGACGCCGCAGACCGCTGA
- the eno gene encoding phosphopyruvate hydratase, whose amino-acid sequence MLVPSIDVVVAREILDSRGNPTVEVEVGLDDGSTGRAAVPSGASTGAFEAIELRDGDPNRYQGKGVEKAVLAVIEQIGPELVGYDATEQRLIDQAMFDLDATDNKGSLGANAILGVSLAVAHAASEASDLPLFRYLGGPNAHLLPVPMMNILNGGSHADSNVDIQEFMIAPIGAESFSEALRWGAEVYHTLKKVLKTKGLSTGLGDEGGFAPNLESNRAALDLIVEAIKQAGYVPGEQIALALDVAASEFYKDGKYEFEGKSRSAAEMTEYYEELVSAYPLVSIEDPLYEDDWAGWKVITDKLGDKVQIVGDDLFVTNPERLARGIEEGSANALLVKVNQIGSLTETLDAVELAQRNGFKCMMSHRSGETEDVTIADLAVAVNCGQIKTGAPARSDRVAKYNQLLRIEEILDDAAVYAGRSAFPRFKG is encoded by the coding sequence ATGCTCGTGCCGTCCATCGACGTCGTCGTAGCCCGGGAAATCCTGGACTCCCGAGGCAACCCCACGGTCGAGGTCGAGGTCGGCCTCGACGACGGCAGCACGGGTCGTGCCGCCGTTCCGTCCGGCGCTTCCACCGGAGCGTTCGAGGCCATCGAGCTTCGCGACGGTGACCCCAACCGCTACCAGGGCAAGGGTGTCGAGAAGGCCGTCCTCGCCGTCATCGAGCAGATCGGCCCGGAGCTCGTCGGCTACGACGCCACCGAGCAGCGCCTGATCGACCAGGCGATGTTCGACCTCGACGCCACCGACAACAAGGGCTCGCTCGGCGCCAACGCCATCCTCGGCGTCTCGCTGGCCGTCGCGCACGCCGCCTCCGAGGCGTCCGACCTGCCGCTCTTCCGCTACCTGGGCGGCCCGAACGCGCACCTGCTGCCCGTTCCGATGATGAACATCCTGAACGGCGGCTCGCACGCCGACTCCAACGTGGACATCCAGGAGTTCATGATCGCCCCGATCGGCGCGGAGTCCTTCTCCGAGGCCCTGCGCTGGGGCGCCGAGGTCTACCACACCCTCAAGAAGGTGCTGAAGACCAAGGGCCTGTCCACCGGACTCGGCGACGAGGGCGGCTTCGCCCCGAACCTGGAGTCCAACCGCGCCGCCCTCGACCTCATCGTCGAGGCCATCAAGCAGGCCGGCTACGTCCCCGGCGAGCAGATCGCGCTCGCCCTCGACGTCGCCGCGTCCGAGTTCTACAAGGACGGCAAGTACGAGTTCGAGGGCAAGTCCCGCTCGGCCGCCGAGATGACCGAGTACTACGAGGAGCTCGTCTCCGCGTACCCGCTCGTCTCCATCGAGGACCCGCTGTACGAGGACGACTGGGCCGGCTGGAAGGTCATCACCGACAAGCTGGGCGACAAGGTCCAGATCGTCGGCGACGACCTCTTCGTCACCAACCCGGAGCGTCTGGCCCGCGGCATCGAGGAGGGCTCCGCCAACGCCCTGCTCGTCAAGGTCAACCAGATCGGTTCGCTGACCGAGACCCTGGACGCCGTCGAGCTGGCCCAGCGCAACGGCTTCAAGTGCATGATGTCCCACCGTTCCGGCGAGACCGAGGACGTCACCATCGCCGACCTCGCGGTCGCCGTGAACTGCGGTCAGATCAAGACCGGCGCCCCGGCCCGCTCGGACCGCGTCGCCAAGTACAACCAGCTGCTGCGCATCGAGGAGATCCTCGACGACGCCGCGGTGTACGCGGGCCGCTCGGCGTTCCCCCGCTTCAAGGGCTGA
- a CDS encoding transglycosylase family protein: MLFSSKGKHRRPNKATRVAALAGVTGVAIAAPLMAAGSASAATASEWDAVAQCESGGNWSINTGNGYYGGLQFSSSTWAAYGGTAYASSADQASKSQQIAIGEKVLAAQGKGAWPTCGTGLSSTPYGGGSAPAAPSAPSSSSASQSAPATRTTEQPASRSAERPAAQKTVTTPTGKKVKKGDGEYKVVKGDTLSSIAEKKHVKGGWQKLFKLNKDIVADADVIYPGQQLHLH; this comes from the coding sequence ATGCTGTTCTCCAGCAAGGGCAAGCACCGCCGCCCGAACAAGGCCACCCGCGTCGCCGCTCTCGCCGGTGTCACCGGTGTCGCCATCGCCGCCCCGCTGATGGCGGCCGGCAGCGCCTCCGCCGCCACCGCCTCCGAGTGGGACGCCGTCGCCCAGTGCGAGTCCGGCGGCAACTGGTCGATCAACACCGGCAACGGTTACTACGGCGGCCTTCAGTTCTCCTCCTCCACCTGGGCCGCGTACGGCGGCACCGCCTACGCCTCGAGCGCCGACCAGGCCTCGAAGTCGCAGCAGATCGCCATCGGCGAGAAGGTCCTGGCCGCGCAGGGCAAGGGCGCCTGGCCGACCTGCGGCACCGGTCTGTCGAGCACCCCGTACGGCGGCGGCTCGGCCCCGGCGGCCCCGTCCGCGCCCTCCTCGTCGAGCGCCTCGCAGAGCGCCCCCGCCACCCGTACGACGGAGCAGCCCGCCTCCCGTTCCGCGGAGCGCCCCGCCGCCCAGAAGACCGTCACCACGCCGACCGGCAAGAAGGTCAAGAAGGGTGACGGCGAGTACAAGGTCGTCAAGGGCGACACCCTGAGCTCGATCGCCGAGAAGAAGCACGTCAAGGGCGGCTGGCAGAAGCTGTTCAAGCTGAACAAGGACATCGTCGCCGACGCCGACGTCATCTACCCGGGCCAGCAGCTGCACCTCCACTGA
- a CDS encoding transglycosylase family protein: protein MLSGNGRHRRPRQAPALIVAAGVTGSAIAIPLLAAASASAADGTTWDRVAQCESGGAWSANQGNGYYGGLQLDQDNWEAHGGLDYAPTADQASRSQQIAVAEKVLADQGLKAWPTCGPLSGLSKGSGEISVDTGVAGDSSGGDDSSSYVSSGLSTTPSSSASSDASGSGGSSASADSTPAPSASQTSGTADATADKTDKSADSSKSVQKKASSSASATPGSGTGRHRGEASENTAGDAADGSAGRHAASAGSDTADASYAAQVLGSIWDGSDDLGLGTDWDKLAAADTSAADSGPGLVVPGRSIAVVAETAQQ from the coding sequence ATGCTCTCCGGGAACGGCCGTCACCGTCGCCCTCGTCAGGCTCCCGCGCTCATCGTCGCCGCGGGGGTGACCGGATCGGCGATCGCCATCCCGCTGCTCGCCGCGGCGAGCGCGAGCGCCGCCGACGGAACCACCTGGGACCGGGTGGCGCAGTGCGAGAGCGGTGGCGCGTGGAGCGCCAACCAGGGCAACGGCTACTACGGCGGCCTTCAGCTCGACCAGGACAACTGGGAGGCGCACGGCGGCCTCGACTACGCCCCGACCGCCGACCAGGCCAGCCGCTCGCAGCAGATAGCCGTCGCCGAGAAGGTGCTCGCCGACCAGGGTCTCAAGGCGTGGCCGACCTGTGGTCCGCTCTCCGGGCTCAGCAAGGGCTCGGGCGAGATCAGCGTCGACACGGGCGTGGCCGGCGACTCGTCGGGCGGCGACGACTCCAGTTCCTATGTTTCCTCCGGTTTGTCGACTACGCCCAGTTCGTCCGCTTCGAGTGACGCGTCCGGTTCGGGCGGCTCCTCGGCCTCGGCCGACAGCACCCCGGCGCCCAGCGCCTCGCAGACCTCCGGCACCGCGGACGCGACGGCGGACAAGACCGACAAATCGGCTGATTCGTCCAAGTCGGTCCAGAAGAAAGCCTCTTCGAGCGCCTCCGCCACCCCGGGCAGCGGTACCGGACGGCACCGCGGCGAGGCCTCCGAGAACACGGCCGGCGACGCCGCCGACGGCTCCGCCGGACGGCACGCGGCGAGCGCCGGGAGCGACACCGCCGACGCCTCGTACGCCGCACAGGTCTTGGGCAGCATCTGGGACGGTTCCGACGACCTCGGCCTCGGTACCGACTGGGACAAGCTGGCCGCCGCCGACACGTCGGCCGCCGACAGTGGTCCCGGCCTCGTCGTCCCTGGTCGGAGCATTGCCGTCGTCGCCGAAACGGCCCAGCAGTAG
- a CDS encoding cytochrome P450, with translation MTEHEATSSAAPELFTWEFATDPYPAYAWLREHAPVHRTRLPSGVEAWLVTRYADAKQTLADQRLSKNPAHHDEPEHAKGRTGIPGERKAELMTHLLNIDPPDHTRLRRLVSKAFTPRRVAEFAPRVQELTDQLIDGFAARGSADLIHEFAFPLPIYAICDLLGVPREDQDDFRDWAGMMIRHGGGPRGGVARSVKKMRGYLAELIHRKREALTAEPEPGEDLISGLIRASDHGEHLTENEAAAMAFILLFAGFETTVNLIGNGMHALLTHPGQRERLQTSLAAGESGLLETGVEELLRYDGPVELATWRFATEDVRIGGQDIAAGDPVLVVLAAADRDPERFEDPDTLDLSRRDLQHLGYGHGIHYCLGAPLARLEGQAALGTLLSRLPDIQLAGESADLRWRGGLIMRGLRTLPVEFTPVK, from the coding sequence GTGACCGAGCACGAAGCCACCTCCAGCGCCGCCCCCGAACTCTTCACCTGGGAGTTCGCCACCGACCCCTACCCGGCGTACGCCTGGCTCAGGGAGCACGCGCCCGTGCACCGCACCCGGCTGCCCAGTGGCGTGGAGGCATGGCTCGTCACGCGGTACGCCGACGCCAAGCAGACCCTCGCCGACCAGCGGCTGTCCAAGAACCCCGCGCACCACGACGAGCCCGAGCACGCGAAGGGCCGGACCGGGATCCCCGGGGAGCGCAAGGCCGAGCTGATGACGCATCTGCTGAACATCGACCCGCCGGACCACACCCGGCTGCGGCGGCTCGTCAGCAAGGCGTTCACACCCCGGCGCGTGGCCGAGTTCGCCCCGCGGGTGCAGGAGTTGACGGATCAGCTCATCGACGGGTTCGCGGCCCGGGGTTCCGCCGACCTCATCCACGAGTTCGCCTTCCCGCTCCCCATCTACGCCATCTGCGACCTGCTCGGCGTCCCGCGCGAGGACCAGGACGACTTCCGGGACTGGGCGGGCATGATGATCCGGCACGGCGGCGGGCCGCGGGGCGGGGTCGCCCGGTCCGTGAAGAAGATGCGCGGCTATCTCGCCGAGCTCATCCACCGCAAGCGCGAGGCACTGACGGCGGAGCCCGAGCCGGGCGAGGACCTCATCTCCGGGCTCATCCGCGCCTCCGACCACGGTGAGCACCTCACCGAGAACGAGGCCGCCGCGATGGCCTTCATCCTGCTCTTCGCCGGGTTCGAGACGACGGTCAACCTCATCGGGAACGGGATGCACGCCCTGCTGACCCACCCCGGGCAGCGGGAGCGGCTCCAGACCTCCCTCGCGGCCGGGGAGAGCGGGCTGCTGGAGACGGGTGTGGAGGAACTCCTGCGCTACGACGGGCCCGTGGAACTGGCCACCTGGCGGTTCGCGACCGAGGACGTGCGGATCGGCGGACAGGACATCGCGGCCGGCGACCCCGTGCTCGTGGTCCTCGCGGCGGCGGACCGTGACCCCGAACGCTTCGAGGATCCGGACACGCTCGATCTCTCACGACGTGACCTTCAGCACTTGGGCTACGGCCACGGCATCCACTACTGCCTGGGCGCGCCGCTCGCCAGGCTGGAGGGGCAGGCCGCGCTCGGAACGCTCCTCAGCCGGCTTCCCGACATCCAACTCGCCGGAGAATCGGCCGATTTGCGCTGGCGCGGAGGGCTCATTATGCGGGGATTGCGCACGCTTCCGGTGGAGTTCACCCCGGTCAAATAG
- a CDS encoding nucleoside triphosphate pyrophosphohydrolase — protein MAEEAGDGGPGRIVLLTTSHRVAPGLLSWQAWQALHAADRVLCSDGAHPQVPYLREAGVGVDTESPTARELVDACEGGRTVVVVATGEGDARLTDGLARLAGSGRIRMPDLELLPASYDLPGARLLDLVQVMDRIRAECPWSSRQTHEGLAKYGLEEAYELVEAIEEGDRDELREELGDVLLQVVFHSRIAEDDPEAPFSIDDVAGGIVAKLIHRHPHVFGDETATTPEEVKEHWLRTKAEEKRRTSVTQGVPLGQPGLALSAKLSSRARTAGLDVPLPAGEGVGYELLAMAVRAEAEGVDPEAALRAAARTYRDAIRSAEGHTETMGDEGFAEDHEDDGDD, from the coding sequence ATCGCCGAGGAGGCGGGCGACGGCGGTCCCGGCCGGATCGTCCTGCTCACCACCAGCCACCGGGTCGCGCCGGGCCTGCTGTCCTGGCAGGCATGGCAGGCGCTGCACGCCGCCGACCGGGTGCTGTGCTCGGACGGCGCGCACCCGCAGGTGCCCTATCTTCGCGAGGCCGGCGTCGGCGTCGACACGGAGTCCCCGACCGCGCGGGAGCTGGTCGACGCGTGCGAAGGCGGGCGCACGGTGGTCGTCGTCGCCACCGGCGAGGGCGATGCCCGGCTCACCGACGGTCTGGCCCGTCTCGCGGGCTCCGGCCGCATACGGATGCCCGACCTGGAACTGCTGCCCGCCTCGTACGACCTGCCGGGTGCCCGGCTGCTCGACCTCGTCCAGGTGATGGACCGCATCCGCGCCGAGTGCCCCTGGTCGTCCCGCCAGACGCACGAGGGCCTGGCGAAGTACGGCCTGGAGGAGGCGTACGAACTCGTCGAGGCCATCGAGGAGGGTGACCGGGACGAACTGCGCGAGGAACTGGGTGACGTGCTGCTCCAGGTCGTCTTCCACTCCCGGATCGCCGAGGACGACCCGGAGGCCCCGTTCTCGATCGACGACGTGGCCGGGGGGATCGTCGCCAAGCTGATCCACCGCCACCCCCATGTCTTCGGGGACGAGACGGCCACCACGCCCGAGGAGGTCAAGGAGCACTGGCTGCGGACCAAGGCCGAGGAGAAGCGGCGCACCTCCGTGACCCAGGGCGTCCCGCTCGGCCAGCCGGGCCTGGCCCTGTCGGCCAAGCTGTCGTCCCGGGCGCGCACGGCGGGACTCGACGTCCCGCTGCCCGCCGGGGAGGGCGTGGGGTACGAACTGCTGGCGATGGCCGTACGGGCCGAGGCCGAGGGCGTCGACCCCGAGGCGGCCCTGCGCGCGGCGGCACGCACGTACCGCGACGCGATCCGCTCGGCGGAGGGCCACACGGAGACCATGGGGGACGAGGGTTTCGCCGAGGACCACGAGGACGACGGCGACGACTAG
- a CDS encoding SurA N-terminal domain-containing protein, whose translation MHRRRRTALVLSAAIVAAAPLLTGCGSTAHPGAAAVVGDTRITVSQLESRVGEVRSAQRAASKDDAQYAQVVASTASLTRDTLHGMVLDRVLDRAARNAGVTVTRKDSQQMRAALEQQAGGSKALETAWLSNYGVAPKRLDDSLRTEIEARKLAAALGVDMNTTAGKAAFWKAMSSASQQLRVDLNPRYGAWDVQKSSRVDARTPWLREVSAAAPQQPA comes from the coding sequence TTGCACCGCCGCCGTCGCACCGCGCTCGTCCTCTCCGCCGCGATCGTCGCCGCGGCCCCCTTGCTCACCGGCTGTGGCAGCACCGCCCATCCGGGCGCGGCGGCCGTTGTCGGCGACACCCGGATCACCGTCTCGCAGCTGGAGAGCCGGGTCGGCGAGGTGCGCTCGGCGCAGCGGGCCGCCAGCAAGGACGACGCCCAGTACGCGCAGGTCGTCGCGAGCACCGCGAGCCTGACCCGCGACACCCTGCACGGCATGGTGCTGGACCGGGTCCTCGACCGGGCGGCCAGGAACGCCGGTGTGACCGTCACCCGCAAGGACTCCCAGCAGATGCGCGCGGCCCTGGAACAGCAGGCGGGCGGCTCGAAGGCTTTGGAGACGGCCTGGCTGTCGAACTACGGCGTGGCTCCCAAGCGCCTCGACGACAGCCTCCGTACGGAGATCGAGGCCCGCAAGCTCGCCGCCGCGCTCGGCGTCGACATGAACACCACCGCCGGCAAGGCCGCCTTCTGGAAGGCCATGTCCTCCGCCTCCCAGCAGCTGCGGGTCGACCTGAACCCGCGCTACGGCGCCTGGGACGTCCAGAAGAGCAGCCGGGTCGACGCCAGGACGCCGTGGCTGCGCGAGGTCTCCGCGGCGGCCCCGCAGCAGCCCGCCTAG
- a CDS encoding glycoside hydrolase domain-containing protein, with protein sequence MSEHRQSRKRRYVTWGVAGVAVVAGAGVAAQTSMAATTWPAQKTFTGRAFDTCAAPSLSAMTAWHTGFYGAAAVYIGGKNRGCNQPNLTASWVKSVSTMGWKLVPLYVGAQPSCQTGSSPEKITAATAASLGAADGADAVAKASALGMKAGSPVYLDMESYDITNKACNDAVLTYVRSFDKALRAKTYRSGYYGFTSSSAKAIATAADKTDLPGNLWYALWDKTNTTTSDWPWGSTQFTDHSRAHQYMVNSKETIGGVTITVDRDAWDAPVAITG encoded by the coding sequence TTGTCCGAGCATCGTCAGTCGCGCAAGCGCAGGTACGTCACCTGGGGAGTGGCCGGGGTCGCGGTCGTCGCCGGCGCCGGTGTCGCCGCGCAGACCTCCATGGCGGCCACGACCTGGCCCGCCCAGAAGACCTTCACGGGCCGCGCCTTCGACACCTGCGCCGCGCCCTCGCTCAGCGCGATGACGGCCTGGCACACCGGTTTCTACGGGGCCGCGGCCGTGTACATCGGCGGCAAGAACCGCGGGTGCAACCAGCCCAACCTCACCGCGTCCTGGGTCAAGTCGGTCAGCACCATGGGCTGGAAGCTCGTCCCGCTCTACGTCGGCGCCCAGCCCTCCTGCCAGACAGGGAGCAGCCCCGAGAAGATCACCGCCGCGACCGCCGCCTCGCTCGGCGCGGCCGACGGAGCGGACGCGGTCGCCAAGGCCTCCGCCCTCGGCATGAAGGCCGGCAGCCCGGTCTACCTCGACATGGAGTCGTACGACATCACGAACAAGGCGTGCAACGACGCCGTGCTCACCTATGTGCGCTCCTTCGACAAGGCCCTGCGCGCCAAGACGTACCGCTCCGGGTACTACGGCTTCACCAGCTCCAGCGCCAAGGCGATCGCCACCGCGGCCGACAAGACGGACCTGCCGGGCAACCTCTGGTACGCGCTGTGGGACAAGACCAACACCACCACCAGCGACTGGCCTTGGGGTTCCACCCAGTTCACGGACCACAGCCGTGCCCACCAGTACATGGTCAACAGCAAGGAGACCATCGGCGGGGTCACGATCACCGTGGACCGCGACGCCTGGGACGCGCCGGTCGCCATCACCGGCTGA
- a CDS encoding protein kinase, with product MATLIGQGGMGQVWTAYDQRLDRRVAVKLLRPDKVVGQEADELRRRFARECRVTAQVDHPGLVTVHDAGSEGEELFLVMQYVDGADLSDHLAEHDPYPWRWAVAVAAQLCAVLSAVHAVPIVHRDLKPRNVMVKQDGTVTVLDLGVASVMDSDTTRLTHTGSPIGSPAYMAPEQAMGGAVGPYTDLYALGVLIHELLSGEVPFTGSTALGVLHRHLYEPPLPVRRLRPEVPEALESLVLRLLAKDPQHRPASAQEVYEQLAPLLPARGTPTGAPLDPTRPFLRPHAPWPDRARTPAPRPAPAVREADRPDVADAVDEVKRLLGEGRITQAVDILGAILPTAARQHGERSPVVRTLRRQYAATLMDDGQYRRALPELRRLADERAAEAGLADPQSLRHRYESAQCLEQLGEPAEALAEYRALLPYYENRYAGADPELAFDVRRRIGHLLLALGDRGAAGDTLARLLHDVERLHGPGHPLASEIRRTLQWLGQVRG from the coding sequence CTGGCCACGCTCATCGGGCAGGGAGGCATGGGCCAGGTCTGGACGGCCTACGACCAGCGGCTCGACCGGCGCGTCGCGGTGAAGCTGCTGCGCCCCGACAAGGTCGTGGGCCAGGAGGCCGACGAACTGCGCCGCCGCTTCGCGCGCGAGTGCCGGGTGACCGCCCAGGTCGACCATCCCGGCCTGGTCACCGTGCACGACGCGGGCAGCGAGGGCGAGGAGCTGTTCCTCGTCATGCAGTACGTGGACGGCGCCGACCTCTCCGACCACCTCGCCGAGCACGACCCCTACCCGTGGCGGTGGGCGGTCGCGGTCGCCGCGCAGCTGTGCGCCGTACTGAGCGCCGTGCACGCCGTGCCGATCGTCCACCGTGACCTCAAGCCGCGCAATGTGATGGTGAAGCAGGACGGCACGGTGACCGTCCTCGATCTCGGCGTCGCCTCCGTCATGGACAGCGACACCACCCGCCTCACCCACACCGGCTCCCCCATCGGCTCACCCGCCTACATGGCGCCCGAGCAGGCCATGGGCGGCGCGGTCGGCCCGTACACCGACCTGTACGCGCTCGGTGTGCTGATCCACGAACTCCTCAGCGGCGAGGTGCCGTTCACGGGCTCGACGGCGCTCGGTGTGCTGCACCGCCATCTGTACGAGCCGCCGCTGCCCGTCCGCCGGCTGCGCCCCGAGGTCCCCGAGGCGCTGGAGAGCCTGGTGCTGCGGCTGCTGGCGAAGGACCCGCAGCACCGGCCCGCCTCGGCGCAGGAGGTGTACGAGCAGCTGGCGCCGCTCCTGCCCGCGCGCGGGACCCCCACCGGGGCTCCACTCGACCCAACGCGCCCGTTCCTGCGCCCGCACGCCCCCTGGCCGGACCGTGCGCGCACGCCCGCGCCCCGGCCCGCCCCCGCCGTGCGGGAGGCCGACCGGCCCGATGTCGCCGACGCCGTCGACGAGGTGAAGCGTCTTCTGGGCGAGGGCCGCATCACCCAGGCCGTCGACATCCTCGGCGCGATCCTGCCCACCGCCGCGCGGCAGCACGGCGAGCGCTCCCCGGTGGTACGCACCCTGCGCAGGCAGTACGCGGCCACGCTCATGGACGACGGCCAGTACCGGCGCGCGCTGCCCGAACTGCGCCGCCTCGCCGACGAACGCGCCGCCGAGGCGGGCCTGGCCGATCCCCAGTCCCTGCGTCATCGCTACGAATCCGCCCAGTGCCTGGAGCAGTTGGGCGAACCGGCGGAGGCGCTCGCCGAGTACCGCGCGCTGCTGCCGTACTACGAGAACCGGTACGCGGGCGCCGACCCGGAACTCGCCTTCGACGTCCGCCGCCGTATCGGGCATCTGCTGCTGGCGCTCGGCGACCGCGGCGCGGCCGGCGACACGCTGGCCCGGCTGCTGCACGACGTGGAGCGGCTGCACGGCCCCGGACACCCGCTCGCCTCCGAGATCCGGCGGACATTGCAATGGCTGGGGCAGGTGCGTGGCTAG